The Coffea arabica cultivar ET-39 chromosome 3c, Coffea Arabica ET-39 HiFi, whole genome shotgun sequence genome contains a region encoding:
- the LOC113735857 gene encoding protein NUCLEAR FUSION DEFECTIVE 4-like, producing the protein MGCHWREMRSFGLHLLTGRWFTLFASLLIMSVNGGAYLFGVYSNDIKSTLGYDQTTLNLVSFYKDLGGNLGIISGLINEVCPPWVVLAIGAVMNFFGYFMIWLAVTGRTPKPQVWQLCLYIFIGADSQAFAHTGSLITTVKNFPESRGIVLGLLKGFVGLSGAIMTQLYHALNGDDTKSIILLVGWLPAAVSVVFLPAIRLMKVIKQKNELRLFYSMLYISLGLASFLMVIIIIQKRLTFSRSEYIASAVAVLILVFSPLLVVAKEEFSAWKSTRLLLPSSDISHHIQVEPAVTQVSPQTPADSVAKAPEADEAAATYSWNKTIASMRNVFHPPELGEDYTILQAVFSLDLLILLISTSCGIGGALTAIDNLGQIGKSLGYPSNSITTFVSLVSIWNYLGRVAAGFSSEFLLIKYKFPRSLMLTFVLALACVGHILIAFPVPNSLYTASVIIGFCVGAQWTLLFAIISEIFGLKYYSTLFQFGALGSPIGAYVLNVKVAGHLYDKEAMKQMVAKGLTRQSGQDLTCFGGKCYRKSFIIVAAATLFSCLVSLILVVRTREFYKGDIYRKFRDGTKMDFADATGTEAYDGTITKSKHETECIDEKKQEDCT; encoded by the coding sequence ATGGGCTGTCATTGGAGAGAAATGAGGAGTTTTGGGCTGCATTTGCTGACCGGCAGATGGTTCACTCTGTTCGCTTCACTCCTGATCATGTCCGTCAATGGCGGTGCTTATTTATTCGGTGTCTACTCCAATGACATCAAGTCCACATTAGGCTATGATCAAACAACCCTTAATTTGGTCAGTTTTTACAAGGATTTGGGAGGCAACCTCGGAATCATATCAGGGCTGATTAATGAAGTTTGTCCCCCATGGGTCGTTTTGGCCATTGGCGCTGTTATGAACTTCTTTGGTTACTTCATGATCTGGCTAGCTGTCACGGGCCGTACCCCGAAGCCTCAGGTGTGGCAGCTGTGCTTGTATATATTCATCGGTGCTGATTCACAGGCATTTGCTCATACGGGCTCTTTGATCACAACCGTTAAGAACTTTCCTGAGAGTCGAGGCATCGTTTTAGGCCTTTTGAAAGGTTTTGTTGGCCTAAGCGGCGCTATCATGACACAATTGTACCATGCCCTGAATGGAGATGATACCAAGTCCATCATACTACTCGTAGGATGGCTTCCGGCAGCTGTTTCAGTCGTGTTTCTTCCTGCAATTCGACTCATGAAGGTCATCAAGCAGAAGAATGAGCTCAGGTTGTTCTACTCTATGTTGTATATTTCACTAGGCCTTGCCAGTTTTCTGATGGTTATAATCATTATCCAAAAGAGGCTTACGTTTAGTAGGAGTGAATATATTGCAAGCGCCGTTGCTGTGCTTATTCTGGTCTTTTCTCCACTTCTTGTTGTTGCAAAAGAAGAATTTAGTGCCTGGAAAAGCACGAGACTATTGTTGCCAAGTAGTGACATTTCACATCATATCCAAGTTGAACCTGCAGTAACTCAAGTTTCCCCGCAGACACCTGCGGATTCAGTGGCGAAAGCCCCTGAGGCTGATGAGGCGGCAGCAACATATTCATGGAACAAGACAATTGCTTCAATGAGAAATGTCTTCCATCCACCAGAACTAGGGGAGGACTACACCATTTTGCAAGCAGTTTTTAGTTTGGACCTGTTAATTCTTCTTATTTCGACATCATGTGGCATCGGTGGTGCACTAACAGCAATAGATAACTTGGGTCAAATTGGCAAATCTTTAGGCTATCCAAGCAATAGCATTACCACTTTTGTATCACTGGTCAGCATCTGGAATTATCTGGGACGAGTAGCAGCCGGATTCTCCTCAGAATTCCTTCTGATAAAATACAAATTTCCGCGATCTTTGATGCTTACATTCGTACTTGCACTTGCCTGTGTTGGTCATATCCTGATTGCTTTTCCAGTTCCAAATTCTCTCTACACAGCTTCAGTGATCATTGGATTTTGTGTTGGAGCACAATGGACGTTACTTTTTGCAATAATATCAGAGATATTTGGCCTTAAATACTACTCCACATTGTTCCAATTTGGTGCCTTGGGAAGCCCAATTGGAGCCTATGTTCTCAATGTGAAAGTAGCTGGTCATCTCTATGATAAAGAGGCAATGAAGCAAATGGTAGCTAAGGGGCTCACAAGACAATCTGGCCAGGACTTGACATGCTTTGGGGGGAAGTGTTACAGAAAATCTTTTATTATAGTAGCAGCTGCAACCCTTTTTAGTTGCCTTGTCTCTTTAATTCTGGTAGTTAGGACAAGAGAATTTTACAAAGGAGACATTTATAGAAAGTTTAGAGATGGCACAAAGATGGATTTTGCTGATGCAACTGGTACTGAAGCATATGATGGCACCATCACTAAATCCAAGCATGAAACTGAATGTATAGATGAAAAGAAGCAAGAAGATTGCACATAG
- the LOC113734985 gene encoding cytochrome P450 704C1-like, which translates to MASIEVLFNPTWIITAALAVVLTACVLKSMRRGSREKKNYTPVGGTVFHMLLNFDRLHHYLTDLARKYRTFRMLNFSRCEVYTSDPANVEYILKTNFANYGRGPYHHSVLEDLLGDGIFTVDGEKWRNQRKTSSYEFSTKILRDFSSGVFRTNASKLARLVSEAVASNQTMDVQDLFMKSALDSVFKVVLGVELDSMCGTNEEGTRFSRCFDEASAITLYRYVDLPWKLKRFLNLGSEAKLRNNVKVIDEYVYKIIRSKTEQLHKSRDDWLMKKEDILSRFLENNETDPKYLKDIILSFIIAGKDTTASTLSWFFYMMCKHPHMQERIADEVVKATNVKGNPLTDELANNITEEALDKMQYLHAALTETLRLYPAVPLDGKFCFSDDTFPDGLSIRKGDTISYQPWAMGRMKFIWGEDAEDFRPERWLNENGVFQQESPFKFPAFQAGPRICLGKEFAYRQMKIFSAVLLGSFTFKLSDKQKVVKYKTMLTLHVDGGLHLQASPRWGDINP; encoded by the exons ATGGCTTCAATCGAAGTTCTGTTTAATCCGACATGGATCATTACAGCAGCTTTAGCTGTGGTTCTGACGGCATGTGTATTGAAGAGTATGAGAAGAGGATCAAGGGAGAAGAAAAACTACACTCCTGTTGGGGGCACCGTCTTCCACATGTTGCTCAACTTCGACAGGCTGCATCATTATCTGACTGATTTGGCTAGAAAGTACAGGACTTTCAGGATGCTCAACTTTTCCAGGTGCGAGGTGTACACTTCAGACCCTGCAAATGTTGAGTACATTCTCAAAACCAACTTTGCAAATTATGGCAGG GGACCATACCACCACAGCGTTTTGGAGGACCTTCTTGGCGATGGGATTTTCACGGTAGATGGAGAAAAGTGGCGAAATCAGAGGAAGACGTCTAGTTACGAATTCTCTACCAAAATCTTGAGGGACTTCAGCAGTGGAGTCTTTAGAACTAATGCATCAAAACTTGCTAGGCTAGTATCAGAAGCAGTGGCATCAAATCAGACAATGGATGTCCAA GATTTGTTTATGAAATCAGCCCTGGACTCAGTTTTTAAGGTTGTACTTGGAGTGGAACTCGACAGCATGTGCGGAACAAATGAAGAAGGCACACGATTTTCTCGTTGTTTTGATGAAGCAAGTGCAATCACCCTGTATCGCTATGTGGATTTACCCTGGAAATTGAAAAGATTTCTGAACCTTGGATCAGAAGCAAAATTGAGGAACAATGTCAAAGTTATTGATGAATATGTCTATAAAATCATCAGAAGCAAGACAGAACAACTGCACAAGTCGCGGGATGATTGGCTA ATGAAGAAAGAAGACATTCTGTCAAGGTTTCTGGAAAATAATGAAACGGATCCGAAGTATCTAAAAGACATCATTCTTAGCTTCATAATTGCTGGGAAGGACACAACAGCTAGTACTCTTTCCTGGTTCTTTTACATGATGTGCAAGCACCCTCACATGCAAGAGAGAATTGCAGATGAGGTGGTAAAAGCAACAAATGTGAAGGGCAATCCTTTGACGGATGAATTAGCGAACAACATCACTGAAGAAGCACTTGACAAAATGCAGTATCTTCATGCAGCCTTGACCGAAACACTCAGACTGTATCCTGCTGTTCCTCTG GATGGGAAGTTTTGCTTTTCTGATGATACATTCCCAGATGGACTCAGTATCAGGAAAGGGGACACCATCTCGTACCAGCCTTGGGCTATGGGCAGGATGAAATTCATATGGGGTGAAGATGCAGAAGATTTCCGCCCAGAGAGATGGCTCAATGAAAATGGTGTTTTTCAACAAGAAAGTCCTTTTAAGTTCCCTGCTTTCCAG GCAGGACCAAGGATCTGTCTTGGAAAGGAGTTTGCTTACAGGCAGATGAAAATCTTTTCAGCTGTATTGTTGGGCAGTTTCACATTCAAATTAAGTGACAAACAGAAAGTGGTCAAGTATAAGACAATGCTAACTTTGCATGTGGATGGAGGCCTCCATCTTCAAGCTTCCCCCAGATGGGGTGACATAAATCCTTAA